CCGGCCGGGCGTGGAGCGGCACGCCGTTCTCGCCCGTCTGCTGCCGGAGGCCCAGCGGGTCCGCCGGACCGTCGTGACCGATCCGGCCGATCCCGGGCAGACCGAGGCCGCCGAGGGGTTCTACGCGGACGCCCTGGCCCGGGGGCACGAAGGGGTGTTGGTGAAGGCGTTGGAGGCGCACTATGTGGCCGGGCGCCGGGGGCGTACCTGGCTGAAGGTGAAACCGGTCCACACCGTCGACCTCGTGGTGCTCGCGGTGGAGCGGGGCCATGGCCGCAGGACCGGACTGCTCTCCAACCTCCACCTCGGCGCACGGACAGCAGACGGCGGCTTCGTCATGCTGGGGAAGACCTTCAAAGGGCTTTCGGACAGCATGTTGAGCTGGCAGACCGAGCGGCTCGGCGAGCTCGCCGTGTCGGACGACGGCTTCACCGTACGGGTACGGCCCGAACTCGTCGTGGAGATCGCGTACGACGGACTCCAGGCCTCCACGCGCTATCCGGCCGGTGTCACGCTCAGGTTCGCCCGGGTCGTACGGCACCGGCCCGACAAACAGGCCTCGGAGGCCGACACCGTCGAGCGGATCATCGAGGGCCACTGACCTCGTTCGGCGGCCCTCGCGGGGTGGGCTCCCGAGAGGGATGCTGGAGACCTGGCACGACGAGCGCCCGGCCCGAGGAGCGCGTGGCACCACGAGCGGCCGACGGGCCGCGAGGAGATGAGCGACGTGTACGACTTGCACATCGACACCGACGTCACCGTGCAGCTGAGCGACTGCTGCAAGGAGGACGCCCAGGCCGTGTTCGACGTCCTCGACCGCGTCTACCAGTTGGAGGACATGGAGACGGTGAGCCCGCAGGCCGCCACGGGACCGGAGCCCACGGTCTGGAGCGCCACGTTCGACACTGCCGCCGGACGGCACGAGGACGTGGGGCCCACCCATCTGACCGCCCCGGTCGGCGCCACCCTGACAGGTGGCTACCACGCCGTCGACGAGGTCGAGAAGGTGCTCGCCACCGGCTTCGACATCCAGTCCCTGCAGTCCGTCTCCGGTGACCAGGAGACGGAGGCCAGGCTGTTGCTCGCGTCCCGCTGAGCGGGACGCGTGGACACTCCGGGCGACGCGGACGGGCGCCGCCCGGGGTTCTCGTGTGCCCGTGAGAGGTGAGAGGCCGGGGGACCCCGCCGACATCCCCGCTATACACCGTATGTAGAGTGCCTTCCGATCAAGCGCACCGCCCTGACCAGCGGTGACGGCTGTACCGAAGACACCACGGGGAAAGCGGGTCCACCCATGTTCCGATCCAGGCCTGGCCGCGCCAGGACAGTGACCACCGCCCTGCTCGCCGCGGCATCGCTGATGCTGACGCTGAGCGGCTGCGGAGTCGATCCGATCACCCCGCAGGACGCCCGGGGCGAGGCCGGAACGGACGGCAAGGCGGGCGGCGCGGCCCGCCGCGTCGACTGCGCCAAGGTCACGTGCATAGCCCTGACCTTCGACGCCGGACCGGGCAAGGACACCCCCCATCTCCTCGACGTCCTCAAGGAGAAGCAGGTGCCGGCGACCTTCTTCCTCCTCGGCAGCAACCACGTCGACCGCTACCCCGAGGTGGTCAAGCGCATCGCCGACGAGGGCCACGAGGTGGCCAACCACACCTGGTCGCACCGGATCCTCACCGACCTCGACGAGTCGGAGGTCCGCGAGGAGCTGTCGAAGACCCAGGACGCCATCGAGAAGATCACGGGCCGGAAGCCCACGCTCATGCGCCCGCCGCAGGGCCGCACCGACGGCACGGTCTCCGACGTCAGCCGCGAGCTGGGACTCGCCCAGGTCCTGTGGAGCATCACCGCCAAGGACTACTCCACCACCGACACGGCGCTCATACGCCAGCGGGTTCTGGAAGCCGCGCACCGCGACGGGATCATCCTGCTCCACGACATCTACGACGGCACGGTGCCCGCTGTGCCCTCGATCATCGACGAGCTCAAGCGGCGCGGCTTCACGTTCGTGACGGTCCCGGAACTGCTCGCTCCCGGAATGGCCGAGCCCGGTGAGGTCTACCGCCCCGAGAGGGACTGACGGACCTGCCGAAACCGGGTGAGGTGCCTCACATCGTCCACCCGGGATTTCTCGGAACATTCGGGAAAGGTTTACCGTTCATACGTATGTGACTGCGAAGGGGTCCGGTCCCCAAGGTCCCCCCCGAGAGGTGACCGCTCTTCGTCCGTCACGGCGATCGGCCCCGGTTGGAATCCCCCGTCCAACCGGGGCTTTGTCGCGCAGGCGTCCTGACACCCCCCTTTTCCTCCGCCGCCCCTTCATGACACGTCGGCTGGAGACACGTCAGCGGCGCGGCTACGGCGCGTGAGGGGCGCGCACCCCGGCGCGTTCGACTCGTTCGAGTGAGCCTCGGCATGGTGGCCCGACCGCCGGGCAGTGATCTTCCCGAGCCGGTCAAGACGATCACCGCCGGCCGCTCCGACCAGGGACGATCGAAGGGGGAGCCCCATGGTCCGCACCACCTCCCGCATCACCTCCCGTGCCCGTCGCGGCCTCCTCGCCGCGGCCGCCACGCTCCTGCTCTCGGGCTGCGCCACCATCGGACCCGGCGGGCCGGCGCCCCCCGGTGTTCCGGCGGGCACCGCGGCCCAGGACGAGCTCCTCAGGGCCGCCGAGCACCGCCTCGTGGCGGACTGTCTCGATGCCAGGGGACTCACCCTCGCTGCCCGGCCCCGCGCTCCGGACGAGGACCGCGCCTTCCAGGCGGCGCTCTTCGGCGCCGGGCCCCACGAGCTCTCCGTCACCCTCGCCACGGGCGCCACCGTCACCGCCCACGAGGACGGCTGCCTCGCCACCGCCCGCCAACGGCTCTACGGCGACCAGCGCCGCTGGTTCCGGGCCCAGGTCACCGTCGACAACCTCCGCTCCGAAGCCCAGGCTCGGATGCGCGCCGACCCGGCCCACCAGGCGGCGCTCGCCCGCTGGACCCGATGCGCGACCCAGCCCGGTCACCCCCGCTCCGACCGCCCCGCTCCCGCCGTCGCGGCCCGCTGCGCCCGCGAAACCGGACTCACAGACGTCCGCGCCCGGCTGGAAGCCGCGGAACTGGTCATGGTGCGCACCCTGCGCCGCGACGAACTCACCACCTACCGGCAGCTGCGCGCCCGCGCACTGCGGCGGGCAGTCGAACTGTCCGCCTCCACCCACCCGCAGAAGGGCTCCACCCACTCGTGAAGCGACTCATCGCCACCTCCGCCGCTGCCCTCCTCGCCATCACCTCCGGACTCGCCCTCGCCACCACCGCCGGAGCCGCCGAATGCCCCAGCGGCGAGTTCTGCGTCTGGCAGGACGCGAACTTCGGCGGTCAGCGCGCCAACTGGAGCGGGGACGACGGCTGGTGGGAGAGCTGGATCTCCGACACCGACTCCTCGTGGGCGAACCACGGCATCTCGGGACCAGGGATCAAGGACCACGTCCAGGTCTACGACAGCGCCTGGCAGGGCGGCAGCATGACCATCTGTCTCGCCCCGGGGCAGGAGGTCGGCTACGACGGCGCCGCCAACGACCGCGGCGACTCCCATATCTGGTCCACCGGCTGCTGATCCCGGCGTCAGTCGCGTGACAGGGCGCCGGCCGGGTGGCGGAGGGCGGAGGCCAGCATCAGACCGGCGCCACGGACGACGCTCGTGGACGGATCGTTCGCCAGACGGAGCCGGGCACGGAGGAGGTGGGCCAGCCGACCTGTCACATCGAGGCGCAGGGCGCCGCCGCCGGTCACCAGGACGCCCCGGCGCAGCGCCCCGCGGACCGCGCCGGTGCGGTCCTCCCGCCACAGGTCGCTCACCATGTCGGCGGTCGTCGCGGCGATCGCGTCCGGCGCGCTCCCCGACTCGGGCAGGTCGTCGAGGCCCACCTCGGCGAGCCGGGCGTCCTCGACGAGCCCGTCCACGACGAGCGTGACCTCCGTCAGCTGGGCGCCGAGGTCGACCACGAGCAGCGGGCCCCCGCCCGACGGGGCGGCGTAGGCGGCGGCCGCCCGGGCGCTGTCCACGGCGATGACCCGCACCGGGCCGAGACCGTCCACGAGCCGCTTCGCGGCCGCTCGCTCGTCCGGGGCGGCGAGGACCGGGTGGGTCAGCATCACGACGGTGTCGTGCCCGCTGTCACCCGGGGCCGAGGCGGCCAGGCGCCGGAGCAGACGGAGCTGGGAGTCGGCATCGGTCACCCGGCCGCGGCGCACCGGACCGCTCGGCACGTCCGCGAAGACGCCCGCCCCCGGAGCCCAGGCGCGGGTCCGGGAGCTGCCGATGTCGAGGGCGATCCCGCGCACCGGCCGCCCCGGGCCCCTGCCGTTCCCTGCTGCTCCGAACGATCCCATCGCTTCCGTCCATTTCCTGCGAACCCGCTGATTGCGAGGTTGATATGGCACCTCACTATGCAATACCCATGGAATTAACGCCATGGTGCTTGGGGATCGAAGGGGGCTGAAGGGGGTTGAAGGGGGCTGAAGGGAGGTGAAGGGAGCTGAAGGGGGAGGGTGGCGAGAGGTCAGCCCTCGGCGCCCAGCCACAGGTCGGGGCCGAACACCTCGTAGTGGATGTCGGCCGCGGCGGTGCCCCGGCCGAGGAGGTCGCCGCGCACCGCGCGCAGGAAGGGCAGCGGACCGCACAGGTACGCGGTGGTGCCCGCCGGCAGGTCGATGAGCGTCACGTCCGCGCGGCCGGGACGGGCGCCGGACGCGGCCGGCTCCTCGTACCAGAGGTGCAGTGTGCCCTGCGGGAGGGCGTCCACCAGGCGTCGCAGCTCGCTCGCGTGCGCGTGGGAGTCGGGCGTGCGGTCGGCGTGCACCACGACGACCGGCCGGGTCGATCCGGCGGCGGCGAGGTGGTCGAGCATCGCCAGCATCGGGGTGCTGCCGATGCCCGCGGAGGCGAGCAGCAGGGGGCTGTCGCCCTCGGGCAGGACGAGGTCGCCGAACGGGACCGAGACCTCCACGGTGTCGCCCGTGCGGGCGTGCGCGTGCAGCCAGGAGGAGACCTCGCCCGCCGGGTCGCCGTCGACCCGCTTCACCGTGATCCGCCACTGCGGGTGCCCGGGAGCGGCGGACAGGCTGTACTGGCGGATCTGCCGGGCGCCGTCGGGCAGCGCGACCCGGACGCTCACGTACTGGCCCGGCCGGAACGGGGTCGTCGGCGACCCGTCGGCGGGGCGCAGGACGAAGGACACCGTGTCGGCGGTCTCCTCCCGCCGCTCGGTGATCTCCATGGCCCGCCAGACCTGGCCCTCGGTGACACCGGCCTCCTGGTAGAGACGGGCCTCCACGGCGATGAGCGCGTTCGCCATCAGCCAGTAGACCTCGTCCCACGCCTGTGCGACCTCGGGGGTCACCGCCTCGCCGAGGACCTCCACGATCGCGGCGAAGAGGTGCTCGTGCACCGTCTTGTACTGCGCGGAGGTGACGCCGAGCGAGGCGTGCTTGTGCGCGATCCGGGACAGCATGGCGTCGGGGCGGCTGTCCGGGTTCTCGAGCAGGGCGACCGCGAAGGCGGCTATCGAGCCGGCGAGGGCCTTCCGCTGCTCGCCGTTGGCCTGGTTGCCCCGGTTGAACAGGTCGCGCAGGAGCTCGGGGTGGGCGGCGAAGAGGCGCCCGTAGAAGCGCTCGGTGATCTCGTCGAGCGCGCCGCCGACGGCGGGCAGGGTGGCGCGGACGACCGGTACGGCCTGCTCGGACAGCATGAGAGCTCTCAATCTGGTAGATGATCTACCTATTTAAAGGTGTGCGGATGCCCCTCCGTGGCCCATCGGAAGCGTGTGGAGGGGGGAGGAGGGGGCTCGGTCAGGGGGTCTGTGTGGGACGTGGGCTGAGAGTGAGGAGCAGCGGGCCGGTCGGCGACTCCACGAGCGAGGCCACGGTGAGCGGGTCGAGCGCGCGGTAGAAGGCCTCCTGCGCCTCGCGCAGTGCTCCGCGCAGCCGGCACGCGGTGCGCAGCGGGCACGGCGGGTCGCCCTCGCAGGCGACGACCTCCTCCTCGCCCTCCAGGGTCCTGGTCAGCCAGCCCACCGAGGAGCGGCGCCCGAGTTCCGTCAGGGCCAGGCCGCCACCGCGGCCCCGCCGCGCCTCGACCACGCCGAGATGCTGGAGCCGTGTGACCACCTTCGCCATGTGCGCGTAGGGCACGTCCATCGACTCCGCCACCTCGCGGGTGGTGACGGACTCCTCCGGTGCGGTGACCGCCAGGCGCATCACGGCACGGAGCGCCAGGTCGGTGAACTTTGTCAGCCTCACGCCATGACCGTATCAAAGCGGTATCTCGTGTACGTATTAAGGGGGTGGCTCTCGACGACGCCTCCGGCGGTGCCACAGCCACCAGCCGCCCGTGAGCAGGCAGCTGGTCACCAGGACGATCCCGGCCACGGGCCACTGTCCGCCCGCGATCCGGAGGTCCGTGGCGGCGACCACGAGCAGTCCGCCCACCGGGAGCACCACCGATCCCAGCGCGCGAAGCCCGGCCGTGGCCATGTCCGGGTCGACCCGGACACGGCGCGGCGAGCGCAGGTCGCGCGAGCCGACGTAGAAGACGGTGGCCCGGTCCATCAGCTGGTTGGTGGCGCGGTTGTACGAGACCGCCATGTACGGCAGCCAGACGAGCGGGGCCACCAGGCCGATGAGGAACACGCAGGCCACGAGCACCCACTGGCCGAACCGTGCGAGCCGGCCGGGGCCGTCTTCGGAGGGCGTGAGCAGTCCGAGGAGCCGGGCCATCCGCATCACCAGGTCCCACAGGGCGCCCGTGCGCCCTCGTCCGTCGCGCGCGCGGGGCTCGGCCGCGTAGGAGTCGAGGGCGGCCAGGGCTGTCACGGTGTCTCCGTACACCCCTTGCAGGACGAGCAGTTCGGCCGCCCGCTCCGGATCCGTGGGATCCCGCCCCTCGCTGGCGGCGAGTTCGAGCACCGTACGCGCCTGGGAGAGGAGGGCGGCGCAGAACGCGACGGGGATGAAGAGGAGGAACGGGCCGCCGACGAAGGCGCCTTCCGCCACGACCCTCCGGCGGCCGCGGCTGAGGACGAGGGACCGCAGAGCCGCCGCGTCGGCTTCCGGATGGGCGGCACGGAGGCGTGCGACCGCCGGCCCGGCCCCGGGCCCGAGGTGGCGCAGGGCGAAGGAGGCGAGCGCCTCCGGGAGCCTCCCGGGTGCCGCCGCGACCTCCCGCAGCAGGGAACCCGAGAGCCCGGCACCGCGCCCGCCTTCCTCCGGGTTCGCCGCCCGCCGCCTTCTCGGTCTCAGGACAGGACCTTGGCCTTGGCCTTCTCGAACTCCTCGGGCGTGATGGCGCCCTTCTCCTTGAGCTCGGCCAGCCGGGCGAGTTCGTCAGTGGGGCTGGTGCCGCCGCCCTGCGTCCCGGCGGTCTTGCGGATGTAGTCCTGGAACGCCGCCTCGCTCTCCTTGGCCTGCTTGATGTCCCGCTGGCCCATGCTCCTGCCGCGTGCGATGACGTAGACCAGCACGCCGAGGTACGGGAGCAGGATGCAGAAGATGAGCCAGCCTGCCTTGCCCCAACCGCTGAGGGAGTGGTCCCGGAAGATGTCGGTGATCACCTTGAACAGCAGGAACAGCCACATGATCCAGAGGAAGAACCACAGCATGGTCCAGAAGACGTTGAGGAGGGGGTAGTCGTCCATTCCTGCACTCCGTTCCCGCACAGGCCGGGGAAGGCCTGGCGATGCAGCGAGTTTCGCTCAGCCCTCGCACGCCCGCATGTCGTAAGCCTGCGCGTGCGGGCCCGGCGCCGCCGTGTTCGGATGGAGGCCGCGAATCGCACGAGAAACGGAACGGAGCACCATGGGCCCGGTGGAATGTGTCGTGCTCGCCTTCCCGGGGGAGCGGCTGAAAGTGGCGGCGGTGACGGCGATCGCGGAGCTGCGCAGAGCGGGCCAGGTGCGCCTGATCGACTCGCTCGTCGTCGTCAAGTCCGTCGCGGGCGAGGTGTCCACCTCCGAACTCGTCGAGTACGAGGAGTACGACGACGCCACCGCCGAGATCGGACCCGAGGCCAATCTGCTCGGCCCCGAGGACGCGGCCGAGGCGGCCGAGACGCTCGAACCGGGTTCCTGCGCCCTGATGCTGCTCGTCGAACACGTGTGGGCGACGCGGGCGGCGGACGCGATCCGCGAGGCCGGCGGCCGGATCGCCGGGGCCGTGCGCGTACCGCCCGAGCTCGTCGAAGAGGCGCGGGTCGCGCATCGCGAGGCTGTGGCCGCCGCATCGGTCGGAAGGAGCTGAGCATGTTCCTGCGACGACGCCCCCTCCTGCGGCCGGTCGTCCGGCCCGTCGGCGCGCCCCTGTTGCGCGGCGCGCTCGTGGGCGGCGCGGCCTATGCGGCGGGGCGCAGCTCCGCCCGCGCCGCGCGCCGCGAGGAGGACCAGGAGCGGGCCATCGCCGACCTGCAGGCCCAGCAGCAGTCGCCGGCGGTCCCGCCGCCCGCGCCCTCGACTCCCGCGGCGCCGCCCGCCTCCGGCGGCGCGCCGTCGATCACCGACCAGCTGGCACGGCTCGGCGAGCTCGCCCAGCAGGGTCTGCTCACGCCCGAGGAGTTCGCGGCCGCCAAGGCCAAGCTGCTCGGCGTCTGAAGGCTCCGCCCGGTCAGGCGCCGCGCAGGGCCGCGAGGGCACGGTCCGCGTGGGCGCTCATCCGCAGTTCGCTGCGGACGACCTCCCGGACCCGCTGGTCCTGGCCGATCACGAAGGTGACCCGCTTCGTCGGGGCGAGCGAGAAGCCGCGCTTCACACCGAACCGTTCCCGTATGGCGCCGTCCGGGTCGGACAGCAGGGGGTAGCCGAGCGAGTGCCGCTCGGCGAACTCCTGCTGCCGCTCCACCCCGTCGGAGCTGATGCCGACCGGCAGGGCGCCGACGGCACGGAACTCGGCCGCGAGGTCACGGAAGTGGCAGGCCTCGGCGGTGCAGCCCGGGGTGAGGGCCGCCGGGTAGAAGAAGAGGACGACCGGGCCTTCGGCGAGGAGGCCGGTCAGTGAGCGCGGCGCGCCCGTCTCGTCCGGAAGGGTGAAGTCCTCGACGAGGTCACCGACATTCATTTCAGGCCGTCCTCGGTCCGTCCGTGTGCGCCGCCGGTGCCTCCGGTGGCCGGCCCGTGACGTTACCGCACAGTAGGGCCGGCGTCACCCCTGGCGTACCGCCTCCGGGGCCGCGCTCCGTGCCGCGGCGCGCCGGTCGAGCACGGCGAGGGCCCGCTCGCCCCAGCGCAGGTTCTCCTCCTCGAAGAACCGCCCCCGCATCAGCGTGAGGTACGGTCCGACGCGCTCCGCCTCGCCCAGGTACGTCTCCTCGTCCCGGCCGTCGAGCATCCACTCCCGCAGCCGGTCGTAGCGGGCGAGCTTCGCCCGGGACGCCTCCATCCGCTGCGCCACGAACTCCCGGACGGCCGCGGTGTCGCCCTCGTCGCAGGCCTGGACCTGCACCATCAGCTCGTCGCGGACGGCGCTCGGGCGGGGCGGGGTGCCCGTGTAGGCGACCAGATCCCGCCGGCCCGGCTCCGTGAGGCTGAACATCCTCTTGTTGGGGCGCCGTTCCTGCTCCACCACGCGGGCCGTGATCAGACCGGCCTCGGCGAGCCGCTCCAGCTCGCGGTAGAGCTGCTGCGGAGTGGCGGCCCAGAAGTTGGCGACGGACACGTCGAAGATCTTGGCCAGGTCGTATCCGGAGGCCTCGCCCTCCAGGAGAGCTGCGAGGACGGCGTGCTTGAGCGACATCCGGACACGCTAGCAGCACGTTGAATAGTTTCCTCCGCACCTATTCAACCGGGTGGCCGCCCGAGGGAGCCGGACGGCGGTCCTTCGCTGGCAGGTCCGTCCGGCGCCTGCCTAGGCTGGAGAGGGGCAGGCCGCGGGGCAGCAGATCCGAGGGGCAGCGCGATGGACAGTGACACGTTCGTGTACACCACCTATATCCGGACCACGCCCGAGGAGCTCTGGCAGGCGCTCACCGAGCCGGAGCTCACCCGCCGCTACTGGGGCGTGGCCTTCGAGTCGACGTGGACCCCGGGCGCGTCGATGGTCTGGGACGAGCAGGGCCGCAGGACCGTCGACCCCGAGCAGGTGGTCCTGGAGGCCAAGCCCGGCCGCCTCCTCTCGTACACCTGGCACACCTTCACCCCGGACTGGGCGGAGGCCGTCCGTCTCGACCAGGAGGCGTACGAGCGCCTCACGCGCGAGCGCCGGTCCCGGGTCACCTTCGTGATCGAGCCGTCCGGCGACACGGTGAAGCTCACGGTCACCCATGGCGACCTGGAGCCCGACGGCACCATCAAGGGCCTGATCGGCGAGGGCTGGCCCGCGCTGATCTCCAGCCTCAAGTCCCTTCTGGAGACCGGCGAGGAGCTCCCGGAGCCGCCCCGCTGAGACCGGCCCGGCCGCCCGACCTCATCCGTCCCCGCCTGATCTCGTCCGCCCCGCCCGACCCCGTACGTCCCCAGCTGCCCCCGGCCGCCCGGCTGACCCATTCGAGTCGTCTCGCCCCCGACTCCGCGCCACGCCCGGCGCCTTGATCATCTTTTTCTCCTTTCATCCGTTTTGATGCTGCGGTCGGCAACGCCCGCCGACGCCACCGCACGAAGGGGAGGCTGTCCGACGTGTCGTCACGCCGATACGCACGGGGATGGGGAGCGCTCTCCCTCGCCGTCGGAGCCGTCCTCGTCAGCACGGCCGCCCAGTCGCCCGCCCCGGACTCCGCACGCGAGCAGGGAACCGCCGCGGACCGGGACGCCACCGCCGTCGTCTCCCTGGACGGCTGCGCAGCCGACGGAGGCCTGTGCTCCGCCCCGCCCCACACGGTCGTGCTCGGCGGCGACCGTGTTCTCACGGGCCGCCCGTTCACGCTCGGCCCGCGGGCCACCGGCCCCGTGGAGCTCTCGCTCCGCACCCCGGGTGTGCTCGCCGACATCAACGTCACCGACGAACGCGGCCGCCGGATCGCCGGAGCGCAGAGCGCGGACCACACCCGGTGGACCAGCGCCGCGCCCCTGCCGGCCGGAGCCCGCTACGCCGCCCGGATGGTCGTCGACGGGACGGGGGCGTACGGCCCGCACCGCGCCCGCCTCGACTTCCGGACCGCCCCGATGCCCGCCGGCGAGCGGCTCACCGTCGCCTTCGGACCGGACGACGGCGGCACGTACGGAGTGGGGCAACCGGTCACCGCCGAGCTCAGCCGGCCCGTCCCGGCGGACGACCCGGGCGCCCGCCGCGCCGTGGAACGGGCGCTGGACGTACGGGCCGATCCCCACGTGGAAGGCGCCTGGCACTGGGTCGACGCCCGTACCCTCCACTACCGGCCCCGCACGTACTGGCCCGCGCGTGCCACGGTCCGCGTCCGCAGCGGCCTCGACGGGGCCCACGTCGGAGCCGGCCTCTACGGCGGTCCCTCACGCCCCCTCACCTTCACCACCGGAGCCCGGATCGAGGCGGTCACGGACGTCTCCGCCCACAGGATGAACGTGTTCCGCGACGGGGAACTCCTGCGCACGCTCCCGGTGACCACCGGCAAGTCCGGCTACCGGACGAGAGGCGGTGTCAAGGTCGTCCTCGGCAAGGAGCCCCTCGTCCGCATGCGCGGCGACTCCATCGGGATCGCCCGCGGCAACAAGGAATTCTTCGACCTCAAGGTCTACTGGGCCACCCGGGTGACCTGGAGCGGCGAGTACCTGCACGCCGCGCCCTGGTCGCTCGACTCCCAGGGCAGCGAGGACGTCAGTCACGGCTGTACGGGGATGAGCACCGAGGACGCCTCCTGGCTCTTCCACACCGTCCGCGAGGGCGACCTCGTACGGGTCGTCAACGGGTACGGGGAGCCCATGATGCCCTTCGGCAACGGCTTCGGCGACTGGAACCTCAGCTGGCCCGAGTGGCTCCGGGGCAGCGCCCTCGCCACGGACACCACCACCGACACCACGGGCTCAGCCTCCCGGTCCGTCGCGGGTGCCCTGAGCCCGACCCTCTGACCGTTCGACCGTAGGAGCACCGATGCAGGAGATCACGGAAATCGAGGTCGGGGACGCGACGCTCTTCGTGGAGGCACGGCGCCTCGGTCCCGAGCCCGAGCGCCTCGGCCCCGACTCCGAGCGGCTCCGTCGCGAGTCCGAACCCGAAGCGCTCGGCGACCACCTCCCCGACCTCTCCGGCGTCACCGAGGCCCTCTCCTCCTTCGCCGGACGGATCGGCGAGGCGCTCCGCCAGGCGGCCCCGGACCGCGCGACGGTCGAGTTCGGCTGCCAGCTCGGCCTGGACGCGGGCAAGCTCACCGCACTGGTCGTCCAGGGCAGCGCGAACGCGAGCCTGCGCGTGACCCTCGAATGGGTGAAGAAGCCCGGCTGACCGGTCAGTGCCCGGGCTCCGCCTCCGCCGACTCCGTCGTCGGGTCCCCCTGCGTGGCCGGGGCCGGTTCGCCGAGGCTGAGGCGGGGCCGCCGCTGGAGCCCGGCGCCGGCAGGAACACCACCTGGTCCGGGGTGTGCGAGCGCCGCTCGATCCAGGTCGCCATCGGGGGCAGCAGCATCCCGGCCGCGAAGGCGCCGAAGGTCGGCCCGGCGAACTCCGCGGCCACCGACTGCACCAGGCAGTCACCGGCAGGGCCGTACGGGCCGCCGGGAGCCGGTCGCCGAAGAGCCGGAGCAGGCCGACGCCCAGACCGAGCACCGTGTATCCGATGACGGCGGGGACGGTCGCGTGCCGCATCGCGCCGAGGCCGACGGTGAGGAGCACGTACCCGAGGACGGTGGCGGCCGGGCTGAACCGCTCGGGCCGTTCCCGGACCTCCCGCGGGGCGTGGCGCGCGTCCTCGAACGGCACCTCCGTCGCCTGCATCCGCTCGACGAGGGACTGCAGCGCCTCCACCTGGTCGAGGCGGAGGTCGGGGCCCTCGACCGGGGCGAAGTCCAGCTCGCCGCCCCGCCCGTCGGGGCCGCCCCCGACCCGTACGAAGAGGCCCGTGGGGACCACGAAGGAGCGGACCCGCATCCCGTACCGGGCGGCCACGTCGTGCAGGACGCGCTCCACCTCCGCGGTCCGCTCCCCGGCGCGGAAAACTGGCAGGACGGCGGTGGCACCGCCGTCCTGGCGCTCCCTCACACCCGCCCGCCGCCCTGTGTGTCCGAGGAGAGGCGCTGGGCCGCGTAGATCGGGATCACCGAGAGCAGGACGAGGGCCGCCGCCACCACGTTCACCACGGGGGCCTGCTGAGGGCGGGTCATGTTGTTGAAGATCCACACCGGCAGGGTCTGCACCGCGGGTCCCGCCGTGAACGTCGTCACCACGATCTCGTCGAAGGACAGCGCGAAGGCGAGCAGCCCGCCCGCGAGCAGCGCCGAGCGCAGCAGCGGGAAGGTGATGTCCCAGAAGACGCGGAAGGTGTGCGCCCCCAGGTCCATCGCCGCCTCCTCGTACGAACCGGGCAGCCGTCGCAGCCGTGCCACCACGTTGTTGAAGACGACCACGATGCAGAAGGTGGCGTGGCCCACGACCACCGTGAACATGCCGAGACCGACCCCGAGGGGTTCGAGAACGGTGCCGAAGGCCGAGTTGAGCGCGATGCCCGTGACGATGCCGGGCAGCGCGATCGGCAGCACCACCGCGAAGGAGACGGCCTCGCGCCCGAAGAAGGTGTACCGCTGCACCGCGAAG
This is a stretch of genomic DNA from Streptomyces sp. R44. It encodes these proteins:
- a CDS encoding Ig-like domain-containing protein; its protein translation is MSSRRYARGWGALSLAVGAVLVSTAAQSPAPDSAREQGTAADRDATAVVSLDGCAADGGLCSAPPHTVVLGGDRVLTGRPFTLGPRATGPVELSLRTPGVLADINVTDERGRRIAGAQSADHTRWTSAAPLPAGARYAARMVVDGTGAYGPHRARLDFRTAPMPAGERLTVAFGPDDGGTYGVGQPVTAELSRPVPADDPGARRAVERALDVRADPHVEGAWHWVDARTLHYRPRTYWPARATVRVRSGLDGAHVGAGLYGGPSRPLTFTTGARIEAVTDVSAHRMNVFRDGELLRTLPVTTGKSGYRTRGGVKVVLGKEPLVRMRGDSIGIARGNKEFFDLKVYWATRVTWSGEYLHAAPWSLDSQGSEDVSHGCTGMSTEDASWLFHTVREGDLVRVVNGYGEPMMPFGNGFGDWNLSWPEWLRGSALATDTTTDTTGSASRSVAGALSPTL
- a CDS encoding ABC transporter permease, translating into MNLSRPARIALRTAAGLGFAAIYLPLLLVLLGSLNPDRSASWPPPGLTLDWWAAAWDNEGARAALWTSVRAGLAATAVALVLGTLIAFAVQRYTFFGREAVSFAVVLPIALPGIVTGIALNSAFGTVLEPLGVGLGMFTVVVGHATFCIVVVFNNVVARLRRLPGSYEEAAMDLGAHTFRVFWDITFPLLRSALLAGGLLAFALSFDEIVVTTFTAGPAVQTLPVWIFNNMTRPQQAPVVNVVAAALVLLSVIPIYAAQRLSSDTQGGGRV
- a CDS encoding SRPBCC family protein translates to MDSDTFVYTTYIRTTPEELWQALTEPELTRRYWGVAFESTWTPGASMVWDEQGRRTVDPEQVVLEAKPGRLLSYTWHTFTPDWAEAVRLDQEAYERLTRERRSRVTFVIEPSGDTVKLTVTHGDLEPDGTIKGLIGEGWPALISSLKSLLETGEELPEPPR
- a CDS encoding CU044_2847 family protein, with translation MQEITEIEVGDATLFVEARRLGPEPERLGPDSERLRRESEPEALGDHLPDLSGVTEALSSFAGRIGEALRQAAPDRATVEFGCQLGLDAGKLTALVVQGSANASLRVTLEWVKKPG
- a CDS encoding PadR family transcriptional regulator yields the protein MSLKHAVLAALLEGEASGYDLAKIFDVSVANFWAATPQQLYRELERLAEAGLITARVVEQERRPNKRMFSLTEPGRRDLVAYTGTPPRPSAVRDELMVQVQACDEGDTAAVREFVAQRMEASRAKLARYDRLREWMLDGRDEETYLGEAERVGPYLTLMRGRFFEEENLRWGERALAVLDRRAAARSAAPEAVRQG